A window of Candidatus Neptunochlamydia vexilliferae genomic DNA:
GGGAGCCGAGAAAAAGAGCTCGTAAGAAATTTCCCCACCCAACTCAAAGTGGCCCAAGAGATCCAAAGAGAGTATCCCGACCTGACAATCGCCGTTTCCTGCTCCAATGAAAAGTTCCTCCCCCTTCTAAAGAAGGAAAAAGTCCTAGTGATCAAGCCCGAGCATCGCTATGAGCTGATGCGCGCCTCTCATCTTGCTATTGCCACCTCTGGGACGGTCACCCTTGAGCTTGCCCTTCACCATATCCCCACAGTCGTTACCTTTGCGATTACTCCTCTCGATGTCTTCCTCGCCCAAAATGTTTTCCAGATCAACCTTCCCCACTACGCTCTTCCCAACATCATCCATAAGGGAGAGCTCTTTCCCGAGCTCTTTGGCCCCAGCCTCACCGAGGCAAAGCTTAGGAAAAAAGTAACCGAATTTATGGTGAGCGAGTACAAGCGCTCCAGCTGCATCGAAACGTGTAAAAAGCTGCGCGCAACTCTGGGTAAAAAAAATGCGAGCCAAGAAGCAGCTCGCATTATCTTAACCCATATTTCTAAAGAAAATTAGGCATGGTTCAAAATAGGGTAACAATTTTTGGTCTTATGGAAAGGCGCGTCGGGGGCAAGCCCCCCGCTGCCCCCGACGTATCTTTCTTATACAAAAACTACTGTTATGGGTAAGGAAGAAGGGAAATCTGATGAAGCTAACGCCACCCATCAACTCCAGAAAGTGTCCTGCACTGATGACACAGGTTATAAAATATTACAGCAACATATGTCTGTATTTTGACCCGTGGTTAAGTTGACTACATCTGGGCCAAAGGTGCCTCTTCTAACTCTGAGTTGAATAACAGGCGGTGCCTTCGAGTTGATTAATGGGGTAGAGGCACTCATATTATAAGGCAGATTTTCAGCAACATTAAACTCTGTATCGCTAAGCTCTCCGCCTTGAGAAAACCTAAGCCGGGCTGTTCTTGAAACCTTTATAGTCACCCTTCCTCCATCAGAAAGCTTGGCTAAACGCTGATTATTCTCATCATAAACTTTTAATGAGCGGATTGATCCTATAAAATTTGACTCTCGATGAATTTTTAAAACTACAGTCATTGGTCATATACTCCTAATATTTTGGACAGAACTTGTAGATAGGTTTATCTTAAGGACATTTGTCCTATTGTTACACTAAATACAGCTGCAATGCTAAGAAATTAAAAAATTAAATGCAAGGTGCATTTTTATTACCGAGAATTGCTGCTCAGAATCCTCAGATGTTGCTATTAAGTAGCAACTCATTTTAGAATAACCCCATTATGAAACCATCATTTAAAATTTATGTTGACCGCCTCTCCAATGGGCGGACCGAGGAAATTCAAGAGACCCTCTCCCCCGACTTTATCGATGTAAAGGAGAAGGACCTCCAGTTTCATACCCCTGTGGAGATGGAGGGAAAAGCCTACCTTGCTGAGGACCACCTGGTTATCCAGCTCAAGGTGGCGGCTGAAGCGATCATTCCCTGCTCGATCTGCAACGAAGAAGTCAAAAAAAAGGTTGTCGTCAAATCGTTTTATCATACAGAAGAGCTTGAAAATATTCGAGGACAGGTTTATGATTATGGGGATCCACTAAGAGAGGCGATTTTACTAGAAGTCCCTCCTTATGTAGAGTGTGAGGGAAAGTGTCCCAAACGAGAAGAATTAAAGAACTATTTTAGCAAAGGAGACGACCAGTTTCCCTTTGCAGACCTAAATTAGGAGAAAACTACAGTGGCAGTTCCACGTAACCGACACTCAAATGCACGCAAAAACAGTAAGCGGGCTCACCACGCAAAGAAAGAAAAGCATGTTTCAAGCTGCTCAAACTGCGGAAAAATGCACCTCCCCCACAGAATGTGTTCCTTCTGTGGCTACTACGGAGGACGCGCGGTCATCTCAGAAGAGCAAGAATAGTAGATTGGGCTTTCCCAAGCGTTCACCACACCCCTTGACCGATCTTTCCGATGCCCTTTGCTCTCAGAGAACCTCTCCTTGTCTAATGGACAATGTTATCGATTCTCAGAGAACAAAATCCACCGAAAATCCCGGCGCAATTGGTGTGGCAAACCCTAAAGAAAGCCCACTGGCCCATATTGGCATTGACCTTTTAGGGGGCGACTTAGCGTCTTTAGCCCATCTGCTCGCCACCCTACATGCTCTCTATTCAGAGATCTCTACTCCCTTCTGCCTTACCGTTTTTGCCCATCCCGATATGACCTCGTCGATCGAAGCCTTTAAGGTGGCAAACGAGATCAAAAGACTCGAAGTAGTCGAAACCCGAGAGGTGATCGACATGGATGAGGATCCTCTCCATGCGATCCGAAAAAAACGGGGAGCATCGATGTGTCTCGGCATGGAGCTTCTAAAAAATAAGCAGCTCGATGCCCTCATCTCCACAGGAAATACAGGGGCGCTGATCGCCAGCGCCAAGCTCCACCTCCCGATGCTCAAAGGGATTTCAAGAGCAGCCCTCATCACCCTCCTTCCGACACGCAAAGAGCCGGTAGCGGTGATCGATGTGGGAGCCAATATCCAATGCACCCCCGAGCATCTCGTTCACTTTGCGCAGATGGGACTGGCCTATCAAAAGAGCCGGGGAATCGCAGAACCTAAGATCGGCCTTCTCAACATCGGCACCGAGGAGAAAAAAGGGAGACTGGAGCTACGGGAAACCTACAAACTTCTCCAATCTTTCAGCGGATTTGCGGGCAATGTGGAGGGGAAAGAGGTCTTTTCTGGTAAGATCCACGTCCTTGTCACCGATGGCTTTACCGGCAATGTCTTTTTAAAGACGGCTGAAGGAATTTCTGCCTTTATCCTGGAAACACTCCACAACAATAAAAAACTTCTCCCCTTTTCGGGACCTCTCCTTAGGCGGCTTGAGCAAGAGCTCTACTCCGCTGAGTATCCAGGGGCAATCCTTTGTGGCGTTGATGGGATCATCCTCAAGTGTCATGGGGATGCGGAGCCTGAAGCGCTCAAGTGTAGCGTCGAAGGAGCGCTCAAGCTCATTGAGGAAAACTTCCTTAACAAGATTAAAACCGAACTTATTAGTGATTGAAGGGCTTGTTTTAGCCATCGACAGCTCACAGCATGGCTTTTCTTAAGCCTTCGGCTTCGAAGCCATGTCCGTTCGCTGGGGAGATAAAAAAAGAAAAAACTCTCCTGCGCAGGGACAGCCCTCAACCGCCAGGTTGAAAAGGGCTGCCCGAAGCAGTCCGCGGTTTCAAGGCGGACCTGTAAAATTGGCATGAAGGAGGGGCCTGTCTAGGGCTTCGGACCGGGCCCCCGACTGAAGGTCCGATTTGACTGTTCGCTTGAAACTCAAGGGGGCAGCAGGGGGTGTAACCCCCGACGGATCTATATATGGATTAATGGAGTTTTCAGTTGGCCTACAAAAAGAATTTTATCCAACACAAACCCTCACAACCAAACCCTAATTATTTTAAACCACTGAAAAAAAATTTCGCTGGAAATCACTCGGCAAATTGTGTATACTGGAAATTTACGAACACCCCTACACTGGTGAAACCGATGAAAGAAATTCTTCTAAATGTGACATCGAAGGAAAAAAGGTGTGCGGTACTAAAGTTTGGAAAACTCCAAGACCTGATCGTTGAACGGAAGTCAAATAGACTCCTCACCGGAAATATCTACCGGGGAGAAGTCATCAACATTTTGAACAACATTCAATCAGCGTTCATTGCGATCAATGAAGGAGAAAACGGCTTTATCCACATCAGCGATATCGTTGAGAACACCCAAAAGTTCCAAGAGATGTTTGATATGGAGTTTGATTGGGACTGCGACGTCAGCGCGATCAAACCCCGCAACTTAAAAAATGCCGATATCTCCAAGTTTATGGAGATCGGCCACCCCGTCCTTGTCCAAGTGGTCAAAGAGCCCATCGGGTCAAAAGGGGCCCGCTTAACCTCGAATATTACCATTCCCGGGCGCTACCTTGTCCTCCTCCCCAACACTCCCCACAGGGGCGTGTCGCGAAAAATCATTGATCGGGCCGACCGCGACCGGCTAAAAAAGATCATCCGCGCTTTTGAGATGCCTCAAGAGATGGGACTGATCTGCCGGACCGCAAGTACAGGCGCCTCAACCGATGAGCTGATCGCTGAAGCTCACGAGCTTCTCGAAAACTGGGAAAAGATCATGGAGGAATTTAAGGAAAGCTCAGAGCCCACCTGCCTCTACCGAGAGTCTGACCTGGTCAAAAAAGCGGTTCTCAAAGCGGTTAACAAAAAATATACCCGGATGCTGGTCGATGACTACAAAACCTACCAGTACTGCCAGCAGGTCTACAACCGTTACAAGGGAGAACATGAGCTCAAACTGGAGTGCTACCGGGACAAGATCCCCATGTTCGACCGCTTTGCCGTTGAAAATGAGATCGAACGGTGTTTGAGGCGGAAGATCTGGCTCCAAAGTGGGGGCTACCTCTTCTTCGATAAAACCGAAGCGATGTACACCATCGACGTTAACTCAGGAAGAAGTTCCTCCTCCAAGGAAAACACCAACGTGGAAGAGACCCTTGTTCGGATCAATATGGAAGCGGCTGAGGAAATCGCCCGCCAACTCCGGATCCGCAATATTGGAGGACTGGTCATCTGCGACTTTATCGATATGCGCTACCGAAAAAATCAACGGCGCGTTCTCGACACCCTCAAAGAAGCAATGAAAGAGGACTCGGCAAAGTGTACTATTTTAGGGATGAGTGAGTTTGGCCTTGTCGAAATGACCCGCCAAAGAACCCGAGAGTCACTGATCCAAACCCTCTTTACCAACTGCCCTTACTGCAACGGCAATGGAATGATCAAAAACTTTGAAAGCACGTCGATCGAGATCGAACGAGCGATCAAAAGGCTCATCTCTGTTGAAAATAAACAGCAATTAGAGCTGGTCATCCACCCACAAATGAACGAGTTTTTAGGAAAGGGGGACCGGAGTGCTCTTATCAAACTTGCCAAAAAGTGGAAAGGAGAACTCTCCTTTAAAACCAATGACGAATTGCACCTTGCTGGCTTTGAATTTTACTCTTTAGATGATGGACAGAAAATTGAGTAGTAAACTTCAGAAGCTTTTAAATAAAATTGAAACCTCTTCAGAAGCTATTCCGGAGAAATATGTCCAAATTTTTAAGGAGTTCTTAACGAGCTCTCAAGATGTGGTTCGGGAACATGGAGAGGATGTCGATCGTTTTCTCGATGTCTTTGACACCTTTATCGATCGGGTCAAGGAGCAGTTCGCCTCCCCTTACCATTTCGAGCCCTATCACGAAAAAATGCGAACTCCTTTTGATTACTATAAGTTTGGCCTCGACTTTCTCCGCCCCCTTGTCGATCTCACCCACTCGACTGTGACGGGAATGGAAAATCTCGACAAAATGGAAGCTCTTTTGGAAAAAGGAGAAAATGTTGTCCTCTTCGCCAACCACCAAATCGAAGCCGACCCGCAGGCAATCAGCATTTTACTCGAAAAAAGTCACCCCAAATTTGGAGAAGAGCTCATCTTCATAGCAGGAACGCGGGTTACCTCAGACCCTTTTGCTATCCCCTTTAGTATGGGGCGGAACCTCCTGTGCATCCACTCAAAAAAATATATCGACCACCCTCCAGAAGAAAAGCATGAAAAGCAGATGCACAACAAGCGGACAATGGAGCGAATGGGCGAACTTTTCTCTGAGGGAGGGCATGCCATTTATGTCGCTCCCAGCGGAGGGCGAGACCGCGCTAATGAAGAAGGGGAGGTTGAAGTGGCCCCTTTCGACCCTCAAAGCGTCGGGATGTTTTACCTCATGGCCCAAAAATCAGAAAAACCGACCCACTTTTTCCCCCTTTCTCTTTCGACCCACCACCTCCTCCCCCCTCCGGAAACCACGGAACTTGAGCTAGGGGAAAGTCGAATCACTCGGGGAGGAGCGATCCACCTCCACTTTGGCGATGAGGTCGATATGGAAAATTTTCCAGGACTTGAAAAGGCAAAAGATAAGAAGGAAGAAAGGCAGATGCGAGCAGATTATCTGTGGCAATGCGTGAAAAAAAATTACGAACAGTTTCCTAAATAGGAGTGTCTCTCATGAAGTTTCTAATCGCATTACTGATGACAACCTGTCTTTGGGCAAATATATCCAAACAAGCTCAAGAGATTCAAGACCAATCGAGTTTGGAAATTCTCACTCCTTCTTTAAGCAAACGACAAGTAGCCAAGCTCCGTCTCGAAAATGGGCTAGAAGCCTATTTGATTTCTGATCCAGGAGCTGACCAGTCGGCAGCTGCCCTTTCAATGGAAGTCGGCTCTTGGGGCGACGATCCCAACTATCCCGGAATTGCCCACTTTTTAGAACACCTTCTCTTCATGGGATCGGAAACCTACCCCGAAGAAAGTGAATATGAAAAGCAAGTCAGAGACAATGGGGGCGTCTTAAATGCCTATACCGCTCCCGATCGGACCGTCTATATCTTTTCGGTGAATAACGATGCCTTCCCTGCAACGCTTGATATGTTCGCCCATATGTTCATCGACCCCCTCTTCAACCCTTCAGGAATTGGACGAGAACTCCATGCCGTCGATCAAGAGCATGATAAAAACATCGAGCATGATGGCGCGCGCGAGTGGATGGTCATGAAGGAAACAGGAAACCCCCACCACCCCAATGCTTCATTTAGCACCGGAAACAGTGAAACCCTCGGAGGAATCCCCCAAAAAGATGTCAAACGGTGGCACCGTGAAAATTATAGCGCCGACCGGGCCCATTTGACCGTCTATTCAACCCTTCCGATGGAAGAACTCAAGCCCCTTGTTGCAAATACTTTTGCTGCTGTTCCTAAACGGCCCGTAGACACCCTTCCCATTAAAGAAAAACTTTTTTCTGAAAAACAAGAAGGGCATGTCATCGCCATTCAGCCGGTCAAAGAGGTCCGCGACCTTTCTTTAAACTGGGAGCTTCCCTCTTCTTACGTTTCCAATCTAGAAAATCGTTCCCACACCCTTTTGGGGTATATTTTAGGAGGGCGCCACCCTTCTAGCCTGTACTCCGAGCTCAAAAAAGAGGAGCTCATTGAGGATGTCTCTTCTGGTTTTTGGCGCCTTGGAAAAGAATGTGGCCTATTTTCCATCAACTTTACCCTCACTCCAAAGGGTGCGGCCCAATTTGAAGCGGTAATCGAACGGACATTCCAAGCTTTAAACGGAGTCAAAGCCATGGGGATTCCCCCATACATCTTCAATGAAGCAAAAACCATGGCAAAGATCGACTATGAGTACCAGTCCCGAACAGCCCCCTACCATTTTGTGTCTCATCATGCTGCTGGAATGATCAATGAACCCTTGGAAACCTATCCCCTAAAAACGATTCTCCCTACCACCTATAATGTCGAAGAAACCGAAGCTTTTCTTAGCCTATTAAAGCCTGACACCTGCGCCTGCTTCCTAGTGGCCTCCCCCGAGCTAACCGGGATCACTCCAGATCACAAAGAGATGTGGTCAGGAGCAGAATATGCTGTGCAGGAATTCTCCGAAGAAACCCTCACTGCTTGGGCAAACGTTTCTCCCCACCCAGAGATCTCCATCCCAGAACAAAACCACTTTATCCCTAGCGATCTTAAGCTTGTCACCCAAGAGGGAACGGGTGAAATGATCGTCACTCCCGTTCCCACAAAACTCTTCGATGAAGAACGTGGCACCCTCTATTTTTGGGAAGATACGGAGTATCAAGTCCCTGAAGTCTCATGGACCCTAAGTTTTGCCACTCCCTCGATCGATGGAAGTGCCCACCAGTCGGTCCTCCTCGACCTTTACCTCTATACCTTGGATGAAAAACTTGCCCCCACCCTTTCCTTTGCTGAAGCAGCTTCCCTAAACACCTCTTGCCGTGCAGGAAACATGAAGCTTTACCTGCAGATCAACGGGTTTAGTGAAAAAGCCCCTCTCCTCCTTGAGAAAGTCCTGACCACTTTAAAGAGTTGCAAAATGACAAAAGAGGAATTTGAGCTCTATACAACTTCGCTTAAAAGTTCCTATGCAAACCAGGGAAAGGCGATGCCGATTGCTCAAGCCAATGAAATCTTAGGCAACCTCCTCTTCAACAACGCCCCCCTCCACACCGAAAAATTGGCAGCTCTCGAGTCGCTCACCTATGAAGAGTACCTCACCTTTGCAGATCACCTCTTCAAAGAGACCTACACCGAAGGAATGCTCATCGGGAATATGACCCAAACCGATGCCGAAAGGGTCTGGCAGATGGTTCAAGAAAAGCTCGGAAGCGCCCCCTACCCTAAAAAAGATCACGAAAGACGACAGATCCTCACCCTCTCTTCTTTCCAGGGGCCCTACAAAGTCTCCATGCAAACCGAAAGCTTAGGAAATGCAGCCATTCTCCTCATCCAAGAAGGGGTTGTCACCTTCCCAAAAAAAGCCGCTCAGCTGATCTTGAGCCAAGGGCTCCAAGATGACTTTTTTGCAACGCTCCGGACCAAGCAACAAACCGGCTACATCACCTATTCTGGGGGATATGAAGAAGAGGATCAACTCTACAAAGCCTTCATGGTCCAGTCAACGACCCACCAGCCCGACGAGCTGATCGCCCGCTTCGAACTCTTCCTCGAAACCTACGTCAAAGACTTTGAGGTTTCCCTTCCCGAAGGACGCTTTGAAGTGCTCCGAAGCAATGTGATCACCCTCCTCGATACGCCCCCCACCAACCTCTCTGCGATGAATGCCAACCTGACCCACATAGCCTTCACCCACAAGGGAGACTTTGAGCGGCGGAAAAAACTGATCGCCCACCTTAAAGAGCTCACCTACGAAGAGTTTAAAACCAAGGCAATCACCGCTATTTCTCGGCAAAACCCCCGTAGAATTGCCATTATGCTTGAAGGGAAGCAGCCCAAGGAAAAAACCTTCCGCTACGAAGGGATCACCGCCGACACCCTCAAAGCGCAAGGGACCTATATCTCTCTGCCTTAATCCAAAGGAAGAATCGCTTAACCTCTATCTTGACGAACTCCCCGGATCCACTCTCTTAGCTCCTCTTCCTAAAGATACGTTAGACCGCTCAAAAAAACTTGTACAAGCTTCTGTCAACCCAGAAATATTGGGTAGAAGGGGCCACATCTGGTAGCCCCAACCCCCACAGAACCCATCGTGCCGTTTTCCGGCAATGGGCTCTTCAATCATGGTCTCACAGTCTGGCCAAGCTCTCTATTCTTTTGTAAGGAATATAGATTTTTGGCCTTTCTAACGGAAAGGTTTCTAGGATTTTGTTGAACTTGTCCCATTTCAGATTCCCTTTTTGGCTTCGAGAGCTCAGCGTTTTCCTCCAAGTTTTCAATGTCTTGAAGTATACGTCATTCAGTGACTTCGAGTTGCCTCCTACTCCGTAATATCGGTAGTGACCTCTCAAAACTCTGTTGATCGCCTCTTTTTGGTCTCTTAGCTTAAAGTGTCTAATTTTCTTCAATAGCATCTTCATTTTTGAATGACTCCTTCGAAGCCTTTGCTTCTCTGTTTTCATCCCTACTTTGTAGTTGCCATTTCGGTTTTTAGAGCAGTACCACGTTAATCCTAGAAAGTAAAAGGTTTCTACTTTCTTCCCTCGAGATTTCCTCCACTTTTCTGCATATCTTCCAAACTCTATGAGTCTGGTTTTGCTGGGTTCAATCTCGAGCGAAAATTTCGCTAACCTTTTCTTTAGTACCTTTTGGAATCGAATTGCATCTGAGCGGTATTGGAAGCATACCACGAAGTCATCGATATATCTTACCAGGTATATCTCTCCTCTCATTCTGGGTTTCACCACTTTCTCGACCCATAGATCGAGGGTATAGTGGAGATACACGTTACTGATTAGAACACTGATTGGGCCTCCTTGTGGGGTTCCTTCCTCAATGGACTGATACTTTCCGTCTTCCATTACCCCAGCTTTTAACCATCTTCTAATGAGCGTTATTATTCTGGGATCCTTCACACGATGCATCATGAATTCTAACACCCGCTTGTGATCCAGACTTCCGAAATAATTCTTTAGATCAGCCTCGTAGATCCAACTTACTTTCTTGGTGCTTATTACTGTATTGAGGGTGGCTATTGCCTGGTGGGCACTTCTATTGGGCCTTCCTCCAAATGAGCATTCTAGAAAGTCTTGTTCATATATGGCATTAAGCACATCCGCTGTTGATTTTTGCAGTACCTTATCTTTAGTTGTTGGTAGTGCAATGGGTCGCATCTCCTTTTTCCCTATTTTGGGAATGTATGCTCTCCTCACTGGCGGTGGCTTATATCCTTTTCTATGAATCGATTGGATCATCTCTGGTGACCATTTCTCGAATTCTTTCCTGGCCTCTTCAACACTTTGGTTGTCGATTCCTACTCCGCTTCTTTTGGGAATCTTCTTTAGATTTTCCTTTAGAAGTTCTGGAGTAATGTGATGCGCAAGAGACGTAAATTTTTCGCTCTTGACACGTCGTGCTTTTTCTGCTACTCTATCGATTTCTGTTCTCATGTGAGGTATTCTCCTTACTTTGTATCAAGGACCTGTCCCCTCATTGCATAGGGAACATGTTTCCTTTCGATAGTTTCCATCATTGCTGACCGCTTCCCCATGTGCCTGGCTTTCCCAGACTCGGAGTACTATCAGTCAGTCTGACTCCTCTGATGGCGTTTCTCATACCTTGCATTATCGGCTTGTTTATGAGATACGGCTTCTCCCGACCATCAGAGGCCTCCCGCGTTCACGCGCAATCTTTTGTAAACATGCCATCAGCTCAGGTCCCGGAGGTCCTACTGCTGCTCATCAATTCGCAGCTTTCGTGCTGTCTTCCCCGTGGACACTAATGGGTCGACAACCTCACACATTATGTATTTCGGGACAGTATCCTGTTCACTTTTGTTACGGCCTGTTCACTTCCTGTCTACGCTTCACACCTCTTGTTCCACCTTTCGGTGTCCGCCAAGTGCGCAAGACTCGGTTAGCGGCTGCTGATTAGGCTTTGCCGCTGCGGCTTTTTCATTCCGCGAGATTACGCGCGCCTCGCGGCGCACGTGTCCTTTCATAGAGCATGTTTGAGATAAATTTTTTCTTTATGCTAAAGCGGCTGATCTGATAGCATCGCTCCTTATGGATTACAACGAAAAACTTCGTAAGATAGAAGCTCTTTTTGAAGGGGCAACAACCGATGGGGAGCGGAAGGCTGCGGAGCTCGCTAAGCACCGGGTTCTTGCTCGGTTTCAGGAGGAGTTAGCTTCTAACCCTATTGAATTTACTGTGAGGCTTGGGGATCGGTGGGGCAAAAGACTTTTTGTAGCTCTTTGCAATAAGTATGGGCTGAGGACTTATCGTTATAAGCATCAGAAGTACACGACGACGATGGTCCGGGTGGCTGAGTCCTTTATGAATGAGGTCCTTTGGCCGGAGTTTCAAAGGTACTCGGCTTCTTTGAGTGAGTTTGTCTCTACGGTTACGGATGATCTTATTTCGAAGATCCATGAGGTTGAGGAGGACACGATTGTGAGTGGGAAGGCTCTTCCTGCTTGAGGTGCTTTTGGTAGTTCCATGGAAGGTAGAGCTTGGGATTTTTTTGGATTTTGTCTTGGTGCTCTTGGATTGCAAGGAGATAGTTCCAGGGGTTCACTTTGTTGAGGACGCAGGTTTCTATTGTGCTCATTAGGATATCACCGATATTGGCACCTTTTTCGGTTTTGTAGAAGTAGGCATTTTTTCTGTTGAGAACGGCTCTTTTTAGGAGGCGTTCATCTTTGTTATTTGTGAGGGGGACTCCTGGTTTTTTAAGAAAAAGGGTGAGTCCTTCCCATTGGTTTGTGAGGTAGGTGATGGCTTTTCCCATACTGCTATTGGGCTCGACTTGTTTGGTTTCGATGAGCTGTTTGCAGTAGGCTTTGATCTGGTTCATGATGGGAGTGCTTTTTTCTTGGTGCCATTTTAAGCGGGCGTCTTCTTCGGGTGGGCCCTCTTTATCGTTTGCGAAGATTTTTGCAAACCATCCGATGATCTTCAGGACTTCTTTTGGGTGGTTGTCGGCTAGTTCATAGAACTTTCTTCTGGCGTGGGCAAGGCAGTTGGAGACGTCGGTTTCGTGGTCTTTGGGAATGTTGTGTCCTCCATCGCATTGCTGAAGCGGAGGCGGAAGGTTTTGGTTGCGAAGGTCAAGAAGGTCGTTCATGTTTTCTCCGGCATGTTGTCTGCCGGTAAAGAAAAGGGCGATTTCTGCTTGGGAGTTTTCGAGGATAGAGATGATTCCTGTGGTGAAGGTTCCTGTTCTTTTTTCTTCGCTTTCTGTTCCTAGTTTTTCTTTTCTTTCTTTTGCGATGCTTAGGATTCTTGCTGTGGTGTCATCGTTATGGAGGAGTTTACCTTGGGCTGCTTGGTGGCACATCTCGGCATAGATCTCAAGGAGTTGGTC
This region includes:
- the plsX gene encoding phosphate acyltransferase PlsX, translated to MGFPKRSPHPLTDLSDALCSQRTSPCLMDNVIDSQRTKSTENPGAIGVANPKESPLAHIGIDLLGGDLASLAHLLATLHALYSEISTPFCLTVFAHPDMTSSIEAFKVANEIKRLEVVETREVIDMDEDPLHAIRKKRGASMCLGMELLKNKQLDALISTGNTGALIASAKLHLPMLKGISRAALITLLPTRKEPVAVIDVGANIQCTPEHLVHFAQMGLAYQKSRGIAEPKIGLLNIGTEEKKGRLELRETYKLLQSFSGFAGNVEGKEVFSGKIHVLVTDGFTGNVFLKTAEGISAFILETLHNNKKLLPFSGPLLRRLEQELYSAEYPGAILCGVDGIILKCHGDAEPEALKCSVEGALKLIEENFLNKIKTELISD
- the ltrA gene encoding group II intron reverse transcriptase/maturase, with the protein product MRTEIDRVAEKARRVKSEKFTSLAHHITPELLKENLKKIPKRSGVGIDNQSVEEARKEFEKWSPEMIQSIHRKGYKPPPVRRAYIPKIGKKEMRPIALPTTKDKVLQKSTADVLNAIYEQDFLECSFGGRPNRSAHQAIATLNTVISTKKVSWIYEADLKNYFGSLDHKRVLEFMMHRVKDPRIITLIRRWLKAGVMEDGKYQSIEEGTPQGGPISVLISNVYLHYTLDLWVEKVVKPRMRGEIYLVRYIDDFVVCFQYRSDAIRFQKVLKKRLAKFSLEIEPSKTRLIEFGRYAEKWRKSRGKKVETFYFLGLTWYCSKNRNGNYKVGMKTEKQRLRRSHSKMKMLLKKIRHFKLRDQKEAINRVLRGHYRYYGVGGNSKSLNDVYFKTLKTWRKTLSSRSQKGNLKWDKFNKILETFPLERPKIYIPYKRIESLARL
- the rpmF gene encoding 50S ribosomal protein L32, encoding MAVPRNRHSNARKNSKRAHHAKKEKHVSSCSNCGKMHLPHRMCSFCGYYGGRAVISEEQE
- a CDS encoding Rne/Rng family ribonuclease, with product MKEILLNVTSKEKRCAVLKFGKLQDLIVERKSNRLLTGNIYRGEVINILNNIQSAFIAINEGENGFIHISDIVENTQKFQEMFDMEFDWDCDVSAIKPRNLKNADISKFMEIGHPVLVQVVKEPIGSKGARLTSNITIPGRYLVLLPNTPHRGVSRKIIDRADRDRLKKIIRAFEMPQEMGLICRTASTGASTDELIAEAHELLENWEKIMEEFKESSEPTCLYRESDLVKKAVLKAVNKKYTRMLVDDYKTYQYCQQVYNRYKGEHELKLECYRDKIPMFDRFAVENEIERCLRRKIWLQSGGYLFFDKTEAMYTIDVNSGRSSSSKENTNVEETLVRINMEAAEEIARQLRIRNIGGLVICDFIDMRYRKNQRRVLDTLKEAMKEDSAKCTILGMSEFGLVEMTRQRTRESLIQTLFTNCPYCNGNGMIKNFESTSIEIERAIKRLISVENKQQLELVIHPQMNEFLGKGDRSALIKLAKKWKGELSFKTNDELHLAGFEFYSLDDGQKIE
- a CDS encoding YceD family protein translates to MKPSFKIYVDRLSNGRTEEIQETLSPDFIDVKEKDLQFHTPVEMEGKAYLAEDHLVIQLKVAAEAIIPCSICNEEVKKKVVVKSFYHTEELENIRGQVYDYGDPLREAILLEVPPYVECEGKCPKREELKNYFSKGDDQFPFADLN
- a CDS encoding insulinase family protein, with amino-acid sequence MKFLIALLMTTCLWANISKQAQEIQDQSSLEILTPSLSKRQVAKLRLENGLEAYLISDPGADQSAAALSMEVGSWGDDPNYPGIAHFLEHLLFMGSETYPEESEYEKQVRDNGGVLNAYTAPDRTVYIFSVNNDAFPATLDMFAHMFIDPLFNPSGIGRELHAVDQEHDKNIEHDGAREWMVMKETGNPHHPNASFSTGNSETLGGIPQKDVKRWHRENYSADRAHLTVYSTLPMEELKPLVANTFAAVPKRPVDTLPIKEKLFSEKQEGHVIAIQPVKEVRDLSLNWELPSSYVSNLENRSHTLLGYILGGRHPSSLYSELKKEELIEDVSSGFWRLGKECGLFSINFTLTPKGAAQFEAVIERTFQALNGVKAMGIPPYIFNEAKTMAKIDYEYQSRTAPYHFVSHHAAGMINEPLETYPLKTILPTTYNVEETEAFLSLLKPDTCACFLVASPELTGITPDHKEMWSGAEYAVQEFSEETLTAWANVSPHPEISIPEQNHFIPSDLKLVTQEGTGEMIVTPVPTKLFDEERGTLYFWEDTEYQVPEVSWTLSFATPSIDGSAHQSVLLDLYLYTLDEKLAPTLSFAEAASLNTSCRAGNMKLYLQINGFSEKAPLLLEKVLTTLKSCKMTKEEFELYTTSLKSSYANQGKAMPIAQANEILGNLLFNNAPLHTEKLAALESLTYEEYLTFADHLFKETYTEGMLIGNMTQTDAERVWQMVQEKLGSAPYPKKDHERRQILTLSSFQGPYKVSMQTESLGNAAILLIQEGVVTFPKKAAQLILSQGLQDDFFATLRTKQQTGYITYSGGYEEEDQLYKAFMVQSTTHQPDELIARFELFLETYVKDFEVSLPEGRFEVLRSNVITLLDTPPTNLSAMNANLTHIAFTHKGDFERRKKLIAHLKELTYEEFKTKAITAISRQNPRRIAIMLEGKQPKEKTFRYEGITADTLKAQGTYISLP
- a CDS encoding 1-acyl-sn-glycerol-3-phosphate acyltransferase; the protein is MSSKLQKLLNKIETSSEAIPEKYVQIFKEFLTSSQDVVREHGEDVDRFLDVFDTFIDRVKEQFASPYHFEPYHEKMRTPFDYYKFGLDFLRPLVDLTHSTVTGMENLDKMEALLEKGENVVLFANHQIEADPQAISILLEKSHPKFGEELIFIAGTRVTSDPFAIPFSMGRNLLCIHSKKYIDHPPEEKHEKQMHNKRTMERMGELFSEGGHAIYVAPSGGRDRANEEGEVEVAPFDPQSVGMFYLMAQKSEKPTHFFPLSLSTHHLLPPPETTELELGESRITRGGAIHLHFGDEVDMENFPGLEKAKDKKEERQMRADYLWQCVKKNYEQFPK